From the Papaver somniferum cultivar HN1 chromosome 2, ASM357369v1, whole genome shotgun sequence genome, the window atcaatttccggtggAGAAGCTACAGGAGGTATCAAATTATTACTAAAGGGACCAATTTGTTCCTATTTCGATTCCAACAAAGAGAATCCTGTGATGGAGTGCTTGCAAAAACATGGGATGTATTGGGTCATCTGTTGTCTCCTATAAGGTATGACCCTAACATACCAATCAATGATCGTCAATTCATCCATCATATCTGGAGTGTGAAGCTAAGAAACTTGGGGAGTATCATTTTGAATGAACATTTAATTAATGAAATATGTAAGGATATTGGGAAGAGAGTTATACCAGAAGGAAGGAGAAGGCTACCAAGAGGTAGTGTGACTAATACTGTGTATGTTGAGGTAAAACTCAAAGAACCATTGAGGAGAGGGGGTTGGATAGATACACCTAATGGACAAAGACTTTGGGTCATTTATCACTATGAGATGCAACCATACAAGATCTGTAAGGAATGCTGGGTAGTTGATCATGAAGAAGCTGCCTGCAAAAGACTAGCTCAAGAGTAGAAAGTGAAAGCAATGACAGGTGAGGAATACGTTGTTTGGAGTCAAACAGATGAATACATAACTATTTCGGGTGCGGATTTAATGGATGGAGGGGCTGAAATAGAAGCGGGTGCCATTAGTAATTCTATAGCAAACATGTCTTCTAGACTTCTACTGCTAGAGAAGAATCGGTCTCAGAACTAGATGAAATGGAGGAGTATGATTTGAGAAGGAGTAAGAGAACAAGAGAAGAAGGGCCGACAACAAATCCAACATCAAATCTTCTCAATTCAATCAATACCCATATTAATCCCATTTACCAAACTACAAACAATAGTTTTGGGGAATCTACTGATTTTGATATCCATGAAGAGAATAGGATGGAATACCAGCAAAATTATGTTGAAGAAAACACTGTAAGAGCATTTGATAGCGCAGAATTTGTTCATGGAGGGCTGACTACACAGAATCACCATGTAAATTCtgctaatcatcatcatcaggttttttttctaaaccctaaaaactgccctctttctcttatttttttaaattctgaTTATTATTTGAAATTGTTGTTCTTGGGTAAGTTAAATTCTCATTATCAAAATTGGGTGGAATTTAGATTACATATTTTTGGAAAACAGAGAGTGGTTAGGGAGAGTTTCTCTAAAGCCATAGACATGAAGGTTTTAGCATGGAATGTCCAAGGGTTTGGTAACAAGCATACTAGATTTTATATTAGGGACCTAGTTAGATCAAATGATCCTGATGTTGTCTTTCTCTCAGAAACTAAGAATAGACATGAAAAAATGGTTAGGTATACAAACCAGTATAATTACCCTAATTATTGGTATGTGAATCCTATTGGCTTGTCTGGTGGTCTGTTTTTACTTTGGAAAGATGGTTTGTTGCTTGATGTGGTGGACTGTAACAAAAATTTCATTGTTTTTCCTGTACAATTTGATGCTAGAAGTGATAAAGTCCTCCTTGTGTGCATGTATGGTGCTTTGGATGACCTTAGTATAGATAGGCAGTGGGAATTTCTAGCTAGACTAACTGGTAGATTTCATTGTCCTTGGATAGTAATAGGTGATTTAAATTTCATTATCAGAAAGGAGGAAAAACTTGGGAGTCTCCCTGTTATGTAATCACAAATTGATAAAGTCACAGATCATCTTGATTTCCTAGGATTGAATGACCTAAATTTTATTGGTAACCCATTTAAGTGGTCTAATAGAAGGGATAATGATAGTGTGATATTTCAGAGAATTGATAGGGCGCTTGGAAATGATAGATGGTTTGACTGCTTTCCTGACTGTATTGTGTACCACTTGATTGCCTTAGGGAGTGATCACTGTCCGATTCTTCTTGTTAGTTCTAAAAGTGACAATAACactagaaagccatataggtttaatAAGTGTTGGTTTTTAAATAGCTCGTGCAAGGAAATCATAAGTGGTAATTGGAAGACACATGTTAGGGGTTCTCATGCTTTTAGGCATACTAGATCTCCTAGTAATGTAAAACAGCACCTCAGGGAGTGAAATATTAATATTTTTGGCAACATTCAACATCAATTGAAACTAATTCAGGATCAGTTAGCGGCTGTTAGTGGTAACAGCCATAATCTGAATATGTCAAGGGTGAAGGAACTTGAAAAGGAACTTAGATATTGGTACGATGTGCAGCAAGATTTCTATTCTCAGAGAGCCAAGGAGAACATTCTCTCTTATGATGATAGAAATACTAGGTACCTTCATGATAAAGTCAATTTTAGGAAGAGaataactcagattgattccatacAGTCTGATATTCGTGTCTGGTTGACTGACACACGTAGTATAGCTAATGAGCTTAAGAGACACTTCTCTCATATTTGTCGAACAACAAATCCTCCTAATTCGGATTGTATGCTTAATGATATTACCCCTTGTATTTTTGCTGAAGAGAATGCCTTCCTCACTAGTGCACCTTCGCCTGAAGAGGTTAAGGATATCGTTTTCCAGATGTAACCTTGGACTGCTCCGGGACCTGATGGGTACCCCCCGGGGTTCTACCAGGAGATGTAGGATGTTGTGGGTGAGGATACGGTTAGAGTATCTCAAGCCTTCTTTCATTCTAAGCATCTCTTAAAACAGATGAATCATAGTTTCATCTCTCTGATTCCAAAAATCCAGTGCCCAAAACGTGCTTCTGACTTTAGGCCAATAAGTCTAAGTAATGTTTCGTATAAAATCATAAGTAAGCTGTTAGATAGTAGGCTCAATAAAGTTATGGATAAGTTTATCAGTCTACACCAAGATGTTTTTCTTACTTCTAGACAAATAACTGACAACATAGTCATTTCCCATGAGGTTGTTGATACTATGATAAAGTGTAAAGCTAAAATTAAAGGGCTTATGGCCATCAAGCTAGATATGTCTAAAGCCTTCGATAGTATAGAGTGGAAATTTCTAATTGATGTGCTAAGAAAGCTAGGATTTAATGATGATTGGTGTGAAATGATATATGCTTGTGTGTCTACTGTTTCTATGTCTGTGCTACTTAATGGCTCGACAGGTGATCTTTTCCATCCCACTAGGGGTCTTAGACAGGGATACCCATTGTCTCCCTATCTGTTTATCATTTGTATGGAAGCCTTCTCTAGGCTCATCCTTGTTGCTGAAACAAAAGGTGATATAGAAGGAATTAGGGTAACAAAAGACAGTCGAGCAATTAGTCACTTATTTTTTGCTGACGACTGTCTCATCTTCGCGAGAGCTAATAACAAATGTGctactcatcttgataatatcatTAAGCTCTTTAGTAGACACTCGAGACAGTCAATCAACCTTGACAAGTCTGGGATTGCCTTCAGTCCGAAAAAGAATGTTGAAATTAAAATGTAGATTGTTAGTAGTATAGTAATTAAGAGATGATCTCTCCAAGACAAGTATTTAGGGGTCCCTCTTCTCATACAGAAGAACAAGACATAGACTTTTGGGCATTTGGAGGAGAAATTCCATAATAGGCTAGCAGCTTGGAAGAGTAAACATTTTAACCAGCTTGTTAGAACCATAATGACTCAAGCAGTGCTTGGGTCATTGGCTTCTCATCACTTAGTTGTCTTTCCTATGCCAGGAAAACTCACGGATAGGTTAGACAGTATACAGAGGAAATTTTTTTGGAATAAAAAACAAAATGTGAAAGGTTTCAGTCCCAAGGGTTGGGATACAGTTGCCATGCCTAAAGTTCTAGGGGGTTTAAACATAAAGAAAAATGCTGATATGAATAATGCTCTTCTAGTTAGATTAGCTTGGAGAATGCTGTGTGAATCTGACTCCTTATGCACTAAACTTTTGAAACATAATTATTTTCCTTTGGGTAATCCACTTCATACTGCTAATGAGAATGACTCGTGGGTGTGGAAAGGGATATATGCAGGGCTAGAGATTATTAAAGAACACTATTGTTGGGAGGTTGGAGATGGAAGGAGAATCTCTATCTGGAATGATAGGTGGATCCCTGGTAGGAATAAGTTAGTCTCGTCTATAGGTAGTTGTATGGCGCTGAATACTGTAGATCAACTTATTATTCACGAAAATCGTACTTGGAACGTGGATCTGTTAAATGTGTTGTTTGATAATGAAACTGTGAGAGATATTTGTAAAATCAAGATACCAATAAAAGGAGAGGATATATTAAGATGGACCCCCTCTCGTAATGGTCTCTTTTCTGTAAAGACAGCTTACAGAGTCATCAATACTGTTGGCCATAATCCAAATTATGTGGCTGAACAACTGCAGTTTCCATGGATCAGATTTTGGAGGGCATCTCTACCCCCAAAATTTTACTTTTCATGTGGAAAATGTGTCCATGATTATCTTCCTGTTAGAGAAAGACTTGCTAGGCATACAACTAATATTAGCTATGCTTGTCCTCTCTGTAATATTGATGCTGAAACTGTTGATCACCTGTTACTAAAATATCAAGTTAGTAAACAGATATGGAGTGCAGTGGATCCTAACCTTGCAGGAATTATTGGTGGGCTGACTTTGAAGAATTGGATTGCTAGCTGGTTCACAAATACTAATGTGCAGGAATGTATGATAATAACTGCAGGATATACCTTATGGAATATCTGGAAAGCAAGGTGCTCTTTGGTATTTGAAAATGTGCAGGTGCAAGTTTCTGGTGTATAAAGAATTGTGAGGAAAGATTTGATTGGAAAGAACACCTAAGTAAACAAAGGACTGGTAACATGAATGTAACAAAAGTAGAGAAACTGTCAGCTGGACCCCCCTTGTTTTGACTTTACAAAGATTAATTTTGATGCTGGTTTCTCTAAAGAAGATAATACAATATTTTCTGGCCTAATTCAGATTAATGGTGCAGGTACATTCCTTGGGGCATGATGTATCCCGTGAGTAGCGGACGATGAGGAACAAGCTGAGGCTAAAGCAGCATTGGAGGCAATCAAGTGGGCGAAATCAGAAAACATTCAGAGGCTGCATCTAGAAGGAGATTGCTTGAATGTAGTTTTGGCTATAAATGGTAGAGTAGGATCCCTTAGATGGACAAATAATTCCATTATCATGGATTGTAAGGAAATATTAAGTAGTTTTTCTAGTTGGGTGTGTGTTTATGTGCCAAGAGATACGAATGAAGTAGCTCATTGCCTAGCAAAAGAAGCTAGGCATAGTAGTAGTTCTATTTTCTGGAGGGATGATTTCCCTGAATAGTTGGAAACTCTCTGCCGAGAGAAATCTATGTTGGTTTTAGTTGAATTAATAGAGTAtgttttcctattaaaaaaaaaatcaaagacacAACATCTCAATTTTCAAAACTATGCTTTTCGTATAAACTAGAATACGTTTTCTAcggataaaaatctaaaaatccataaTTTGATCAAGATTCAACAAGTAACAAAGAAATGAAACATATAAGTAGAAACAAATACTTCAGCAACATCAAAAACAGCAGCTTGGTCCAAACAATTAGCGAATTCCTCCCGTAACAACCCCATCCTCATCCGGAGTCTCAATTTCTTCATCATGTTATTCAATAATTTGAGAATTGTTATgtaatcactaattaattaacTTGGCTTAAATGTGAACATTTAATTAACTATTTTGGCTTTAAAGTACTGTATACATAGTACTGCATGGACGAACCACTAACTTAGAAATGAGAAAAGAGAATTAGGGTGAAAGGAGTTTTATTACTTCTTCTCAAGTTCTGTTACATTACAAAGTGGGAGGACCACTCGGATATTTATAGCCTCTAACCTTGATTCGGTTAAAACAAGATAAGTATATGTGCCttctaaaattaaaaatcttcaTGGTTAAGTAAATTCAAATGATCTTATCATTGAATGCTCAAAGTAGGTGGATATTGTCCAGAATTCTCTGGATTTTGCTCGAGTGAAA encodes:
- the LOC113348017 gene encoding uncharacterized protein LOC113348017 codes for the protein MYSARFTQWNSRLPLLVSAISLIRDYSHNNEKLSNFLSLKISGETVKPKSRKYLWKQENPRTVQDFYNPIRYPSKNIILETPRQTKNNSSLCHNHCWKMATQNSRTENLNSRMQSANIGNSSTRPIRRIIAAAQNASDAVEEYTFSLLGRIIFKKPLDHEDVKKEINFRWRSYRRYQIITKGTNLFLFRFQQRESCDGVLAKTWDVLGHLLSPIRYDPNIPINDRQFIHHIWSVKLRNLGSIILNEHLINEICKDIGKRVIPEGRRRLPRGSVTNTVYVEVKLKEPLRRGGWIDTPNGQRLWVIYHYEMQPYKICKECWVVDHEEAACKRLAQE